In the uncultured Fibrobacter sp. genome, TGAGCGAAGAACAGCGTGAAATGCTGACGGAACAGATTTGGCAGATTTCAAGATCCTATGCGACGGATCCGCTGCTTATTTTGGCGGTGGTGGCCCAAGAAAGTCGAGGTAATCCCAATGCCCGCGGCCGTAAACAGTCCGGCGCTTTTTCGGGTGCGCTTGGGCTTATGCAAATCAAGCTTGAAACGGCGAAAAAGATGGGGGCGCACTTCGGGCTCAGTGTCGAGACCGAAGAAGACTTGCTTAGGCCCGAAATCAACGTGACGGTAGGAACCGCCTATCTGATCCGCTTGATTTCTAAATACGGTAACTGGAAAGATGCCTTGATTGCATACAACTTAGGACATTCGGCGGTAGACCGAATGCTTCAATCGGGCAAACCTTTGCCGACCAAATATTACGAGCACGTGATTTCCAAATACCAGAACCTGATGAGTCTCGAATTTTAAGACAAGATGACGATTACAGGTGATAAGTCGTAAGTAAATTG is a window encoding:
- a CDS encoding lytic transglycosylase domain-containing protein, which produces MKSNVRISKLTFAIVLVLCFGALVLFVSHWHARQAEIQELAVKESILRGELEQLNAWGKWTIDYVKISRALDYLSKGRLSEEQREMLTEQIWQISRSYATDPLLILAVVAQESRGNPNARGRKQSGAFSGALGLMQIKLETAKKMGAHFGLSVETEEDLLRPEINVTVGTAYLIRLISKYGNWKDALIAYNLGHSAVDRMLQSGKPLPTKYYEHVISKYQNLMSLEF